In Verrucomicrobiota bacterium, the DNA window TCCCTCGTCGAGGAACACCTCCGTGTAATCCACGTAGGGCTTCCGGACGACGACATTGCGGAAGTGGACGTGATTGATGACGTCGCGTTCGCCGAGCGTCCGGCAAACTTTCACGGGATCGGCGCCCGTTTCGCGTGTGACGCCGCAGTCAAAGGTCATGCCGTTGTAAGGGCTTTTCACGAGGTCGAGGTATTCGAACCAATGTTCCACCGTGTCCATGAGTTGCTCGGAGCCCCGGCTCATGGGCACGGGCGGATCGTTCGGATGGAGCGCGAACCGGACGTTGGCTTTCTCCGCTTCGGGGATGATCGCCTTGAGGAAGTATTCAGCCCTTTTCAACTGCTCAGCGCGCGTGTGAGTGCCCACCCCTTCGCGAGGTGGAAGGTTTTTGGACAACTCGTAATCGTACGCTGTGTAGCCGGCCCCGGCGCGCCCAACTTCCTCCTTGTAGCCTTCGGTCAGTCGATGGGCGTAGAAATTGTACTCAATGACCGGCAAGCCGGCTTTGCCCGCGGCGCGGATGGAAGCGATAAGGTTCTCGATCTCGCGGTCGCGGTTCGGTCCGCCGTGAATGATGTCGTTCATGCCGCCGATCATCATATTGATCACGGTGATGCCGCCGCCTTTGTAGCGGTCCAGGATCTGGCGCAAGCTTTCCTCCGTCCAGGGAATGCGCGGCCCGCCCATGAGCACGTAATCCACGCCGACCTGTTTCAACTGGCGCAGGTGGGCTTCCTCGGAGCGCCCGGCGCCCAAGCAAATCCTCGGCGTGCCGGGGCCGAGTTTCGGCGGCCATTCCGTGGTGGAACCGGAAATTTGGGCGGACAACGCCGCGGGCGAGAGGGCGGCCAGGCCGCCCAACTGCAACACTTGTCGGCGGGAGAAGCGGGTAGTCATGGTGTTTCCTTCTGGTTTGGGACCCGAACTATTGAGGAAGTGCGAGCGTTGTTGCCCAGAGGGAGCGCAACCTTCGATGAGCTTTTTGGGCGGGGCAGGAGTCATGGCAGAGGAACTCCGCATTTGTGTGCTATCGCGCTCGCCAGTCTCTTGAAATCATCGTAGCACTCCTGAACCGCGTAGATGTGCCCGCCCAGAGCGCCGTCTGCCGCCTTGAGGTGGAAGATGGGCTTGAGCGCCTCCTGGGCCATGGGCATCAGACTACGATAGTGCTTCACGGTGGAAAGGCATTCTCGATCCGTCTCAGTCGAGACAGCGCCCCCATTGGGGTCGGTCAGGACTTCCTCGTGATAGACTTCAGGAATTCGCTTCATCCATTTCTGGTAAGCTTTGACGGGACGGTCGGCCCGGACAGCGTGCTGCATGACCACGTACCCCGCCGGGGAAATGTCGCCCGCGGGCAAAGCCAGTTGCGGATCGCTGGGATGATCTCCCGCGCCACGGCGGCTGGGAGGTAAGTAACCAGGAACAAGTCCATGACCAGATCGTCCAGCGTGCATCCCTCGCATGGGCGGGCATCGAAGGTCTTCTGCAGGGCCGTCCGCTTCTCGGTCAGAATCCGCTCCTCTTGCTGGTTGGCTCCCCGCTGGGAGGGGCCCACACGTATCCAGACCCGGCCTTTGTAGCGCACGGGGGGCAGATCGGATGGTAGCACTTCCACCACTGCGACCTCGCCTTCGGGCAACATGTGCCTCTGCACCGTCAAGGCAGGCAGCGGTTCGAGATTGACGTCCGAGCGGAGAGCCCCGAGATCGAGCAGGAGTTCGTCAGTGACTTTCAGTCCGCAAGGCTTGCCGGTGTTGTCGATCCCGACGAGCAGATATCCCGGCTGTCGATGATTGGGGAAATCGTTGGCAAAGGCGCAAACAGCTTCCCCGAACTTGTCCGTGTTCTTGGTCGAAGTCGTTCTTTCCACACGATCAGAATCGAGGTCTGTCATCAAGCCGTTCAGTTGTTCTGTGGTCAACATCTGAGCTTCTCAACCGTGTCACCGAAGCCCAGCCTACAAACTCTCGCAGCGTTCCGCCAGAACAAGAGCGCCACACCATCCGATCAGGCAGCTACGACCTTCACGGCGCGATTCTGTAGAGCGCGCTTGCGTTGGGTTTCGTCGAGAATCTTCTTGCGCAAACGCAGGTTCTTTGGCGTCGCTTCGACGTATTCGTCCGAGCCGATGTATTCGAGCGCGCGTTCCAGGCTTAACTTTAGGGCGGGCTCCAACTGGATGCCTTTTCCTTCGCCCTGCGAACGCATGTTCGTGAGGTGCTTCGTCTTGCAGGGATTGACCGGGATATCGTTGTCGCGCGCATTTTCGCCCACGATCATGCCTCGGTAAATCTTCTCGCCCGGCTCGACCATCAAGCGTCCGCGCTCCTGAATCATGTTCAGGGCGTAAGCCGTGGCGTCGCCATCTTCCATGCTCACGAGCGAACCGTTTTTGCGCGACGGGATTTCGCCTCGGTCCGCGCCATATTCGTGGAACAGATGGCTCATCACCCCGAGGCCGCGCGTCGTATTCACCAGGTCGGTCTCGAACCCGATCAAGCCGCGCATCGGAATCAGAGCCTCGACGCTGATCTGATCGCCGTGGTGGTGCATGTTCGTGATTTCGGCTTTCCGAGTCGAAAGATTCTCGAGTACCGGGCCCATGAAATCCTTCGGGATTTCCAGGAACAATTTTTCGATGGGCTCGAGAAGATGGCCTGCGGCGTCCTTGCGATAGATCACCTCCGGGCGCGACACCAGCACTTCATGGCTCTCGCGGCGCATTTGTTCGACCAGAATCGCGATTTGCATTTCGCCGCGTCCGCTCACGACGAAGATTTTTGGATCGCTGGTCTGCTCAATCCGGATGGCGACGTTCGTGCGCGTTTCCTTCCCGAGCCGTTCCCAGATGTGGCGCGCGGTGACCAGCTTGCCATCCTGGCCGGCCAGGGGGCCGTCGTTCACCGCAAATTCCATTTGAATGGTCGGCGGATCAATGGGTTTGGCGGGCAACGGCGGGCGGTCCGGATTATCGACAATCGTCTCGCCGATGAACACCTCCTCAAAACCGGTCAGGCCCACGATGTCGCCAGCGTGCGCTTCGGCGATTTCGACGCGCTTGAGGCCTTCAAAGTGATAGATGCACGTGATCTTGCCAGCGGTCTTGGTGCCGTGGGCATGATGGCAAATGGCCTGGTCTCCGGCCTTGATTTTGCCGGAGTAAATTTTTCCAAAGGCGATCCGGCCCAGGTAATCGCTGTAGTCGAGGTTGGCGACGAGAATCTGGAAACCATCACAGGCGAACGCGCGCGGCGGCGGCACGTGTTTGATGATCGCGTCGAAGAGCGGTTCCATCGTGCCGCTGACGTGATCGAGTTCCGCCTTGGCGTAGCCTTCTTTCGCGCTCGCGTACACAAATGGGAAATCAAGCTGTTCGTCCGTGGCGTGGAGCTGAATGAAGAGGTCGAAGACCTGATCGAGGACCTTCTTCGGATTGGCATTTTCGCGGTCGATTTTGTTGATGACGACGATGGGCTTGGCGCCGGCTTCCAGAGCTTTCCGCAAAACGAATCGCGTTTGCGCTTGCGGGCCTTCCGCCGCATCGACGACGAGCAGGACGCCATCGATCATGCTCATGGCGCGCTCGACTTCACCGCCGAAATCCGCATGGCCGGGGGTATCGACAATATTGACGTGGTAGCTCTTGTATTTGAACGCGGCGTTTTTGGCGCGGATGGTGATGCCTTTTTCGCGCTCCAGGTCCATGGAGTCCATGATGCGCTCTTCGTGGGCGATAGCCTGGTTGGCGCGGAAGGTTCCGGATTGCTTCAGGAGACAATCCACCAGCGTGGTTTTGCCGTGATCCACGTGCGCGATGATCGCGATGTTTCGAATGTGTTGCATTGCTTCTAAATCAGTGTTTTCCAAAACCCGTGCCACGGCTTCCAATTTACCATCCGTGGGCGGATTTCAAAATCGAGCCGCGTAATGTGGCGGGTTTCAGACAAAGGTCAAGCTCGCGGAAAGACAAAACGCGGAACGTTCCGAGGGTGGAGACGCAAGAGAAGGAGCAACTTTGCCAAACGAAGGGTGATGCCCACCAAAAGGAATACCGCGAAAGGCTGGAGAAATCCTCCCATCGGCTGGCGATCGATCTCACCACAGAATCGAAACCTGTGCAGGATGAAGCGGGCATGAATGCGCTCGCGAATAGCGTTCGCGAACGGAAGCCGGACGGTTTGCTCGTGATTCTCCAACACATGAGTTGGAAGGACGGGCTCTACTGGAGCATCTGGGAAACGCGGGTCATGGATTTTGCCCGGTTCGTCCAGGAGGAAGGTCGAGGTTACCGGACCGCGGGAGAGTTCTGGAAAAAGTCGGAAAGAACCACTCCGTCACCATCGGCATTTCCCGCGCCAGGAGGAATGGCACAGGGATCATTACCGGGACAAGTATCGCGAGGAGCGATTCGACGCGCGCCGCTTTGTCAAACCGCTGGCAATGGGTGAACCCAACTCGCTCGGTCTTTACGATATGGACGGCAATGTTCGGGAATGGTGCCTGCATTTTTACGACCCTCTGAATCTCCAGGCCCGGCTCCGACCACCTGGATGCTGCTGGGGGGCGGACGCTCCGGCGAAGTTTCCTACCATGCCTTCGAGCCGCCGGAACCGAACCTGCGCTTCATCGGCCAAAAAGAGGCCATCGGCTTCCGCGTCATCCTGCAATTTGAGGAGTGAGCCGCTGACATTTGGCTCGATCTTGATTGCGGGGACTGGGAATAATCGCTCAGAGCGTGTCTGAAAATTCGATCTTGGGTAGCACAGGCGACACGCCTGTGCCGTCGGGGGACACGCCCGACGGAATGGCGGTTGATCTCGAAGACAAATTGGCTCCCCCTCTTAGAGCGTGTCCGAAAATTGCGCGGGGTCCTGCGGCGAGGGATTTTGGCTGTGGCCAAGGCGGCGAGGTCCGAGCATCCCCAACGCGGGCTGTAAGGACCGAGCCAACGCAGGCCACGGACAAAAGACCCGCCGCCCGGAGGGTTTTCGCGCCAAAGGCCGCCTGGCTTCGTTGCTCCTCAGTCGAAGATCCAGGGAGGATATTCTCCTTCGTCGCGCCTCGCCATCCGGCCTTTGGCGCGAAAACAGGACCCCGCGGAATTTTCGGACACGCTCTTAGTCGGGAGCGTGCTTCCGTTTCGTTCGGCGAGTCACCGAACGAGGCGGGCGGATCACCCGCGCTACCCACATTTCGTGGGAGAAAACTATTATGGATTCACAGCACCACCTGTCTCGTCGGGAATTTCTGGAATCGTCGGCGGTCTTGTCAGCGGCCGTCGCGTTGAACGCGGCGAACTCCAACACCGAAGCGGCGGAAGCCTCGGCTGCGCCCTCTGCCGGTTGGTTCGATCGTCCGATGCGCTGGGCGCAATTGACGCTGGTCGAGGATGACACGGGCAAGTTCGATCTGAAGTTCTGGCTCGACTACTTCAAACGCACGCATTCGGACGCCGCTTGCCTGAGCGCGGGCGGATGTGTGGCATATTATCCGACGAAAATCCCGTTTCATCATCGCAGCCAGTTCCTGGGCGAGATGGACCCGTTCGGAGATCTGGTCGCAGTCTGCCGGTAGCTCGGCATGGTCGTGATCGCGCGCACGGATCCGCACGCCACGTACGACGACGTGAAGGAGGCGCATCCGGATTGGATCGCGGTGACAGCGGACGGCAAGCCGCGCCGGCATTGGGCTTCACCGGAATTGTGGGTCACGTGCGGGCTCGGTCCCTACAATTTCGAGCACATGACCGAGGTCCACAAAGAAATCATGTCGCTGTACCGCGTGGATGGAATTTTCATCAATCGCTGGGACGGTTCGGGCATGTGCTACTGCGAGCATTGCCAG includes these proteins:
- a CDS encoding TIM barrel protein gives rise to the protein MRSSSAMTPAPPKKLIEGCAPSGQQRSHFLNSSGPKPEGNTMTTRFSRRQVLQLGGLAALSPAALSAQISGSTTEWPPKLGPGTPRICLGAGRSEEAHLRQLKQVGVDYVLMGGPRIPWTEESLRQILDRYKGGGITVINMMIGGMNDIIHGGPNRDREIENLIASIRAAGKAGLPVIEYNFYAHRLTEGYKEEVGRAGAGYTAYDYELSKNLPPREGVGTHTRAEQLKRAEYFLKAIIPEAEKANVRFALHPNDPPVPMSRGSEQLMDTVEHWFEYLDLVKSPYNGMTFDCGVTRETGADPVKVCRTLGERDVINHVHFRNVVVRKPYVDYTEVFLDEGQVDMFAVMKELVRQKYSRGLYPEHPRALDIDRERGIRNSYPGGGGLVGEIYNVAYTKAMLQAALSL
- a CDS encoding ATP-binding protein; translated protein: MLTTEQLNGLMTDLDSDRVERTTSTKNTDKFGEAVCAFANDFPNHRQPGYLLVGIDNTGKPCGLKVTDELLLDLGALRSDVNLEPLPALTVQRHMLPEGEVAVVEVLPSDLPPVRYKGRVWIRVGPSQRGANQQEERILTEKRTALQKTFDARPCEGCTLDDLVMDLFLVTYLPAAVAREIIPAIRNWLCPRATFPRRGTWSCSTLSGPTVPSKLTRNG
- the typA gene encoding translational GTPase TypA, whose product is MQHIRNIAIIAHVDHGKTTLVDCLLKQSGTFRANQAIAHEERIMDSMDLEREKGITIRAKNAAFKYKSYHVNIVDTPGHADFGGEVERAMSMIDGVLLVVDAAEGPQAQTRFVLRKALEAGAKPIVVINKIDRENANPKKVLDQVFDLFIQLHATDEQLDFPFVYASAKEGYAKAELDHVSGTMEPLFDAIIKHVPPPRAFACDGFQILVANLDYSDYLGRIAFGKIYSGKIKAGDQAICHHAHGTKTAGKITCIYHFEGLKRVEIAEAHAGDIVGLTGFEEVFIGETIVDNPDRPPLPAKPIDPPTIQMEFAVNDGPLAGQDGKLVTARHIWERLGKETRTNVAIRIEQTSDPKIFVVSGRGEMQIAILVEQMRRESHEVLVSRPEVIYRKDAAGHLLEPIEKLFLEIPKDFMGPVLENLSTRKAEITNMHHHGDQISVEALIPMRGLIGFETDLVNTTRGLGVMSHLFHEYGADRGEIPSRKNGSLVSMEDGDATAYALNMIQERGRLMVEPGEKIYRGMIVGENARDNDIPVNPCKTKHLTNMRSQGEGKGIQLEPALKLSLERALEYIGSDEYVEATPKNLRLRKKILDETQRKRALQNRAVKVVAA